From Poecile atricapillus isolate bPoeAtr1 chromosome Z, bPoeAtr1.hap1, whole genome shotgun sequence, one genomic window encodes:
- the LOC131573123 gene encoding beta-1,4-mannosyl-glycoprotein 4-beta-N-acetylglucosaminyltransferase yields the protein MKMRRHKLFLTLCMAGLCLISFLHFLKALSYVTFPRELASLSPNLVSSFFWNNAPVTPQVSPEPGGAEFLRTPLYSHSPLLQPLSPSRASEELHKVEFVLPEDSTEYFVRTKAGGICFKPGTKVLEKPPVGGRQEERADGAASGRPARKPLSASRTKRRKWVECVCLPGWHGPSCGVPTVVQYSNLPTKDRLVPREIPRRVINAINVNHEFDLLDVRFHELGDVVDAFVVCESNFTAYGEPRPLKFREMLLNGSFDYIRHKVLYVFLDHFPPGGRQDGWIADDYLRTFLTRDGISRLRNLRPDDVFIIDDADEIPARDGVLFLKLYDGWTEPFAFHMRKSLYGFFWKQPGTLEVVSGCTMGMLQAVYATDGIRLRRREYYTMPGFRQYENSTGHILVQWSLGSPLHFAGWHCSWCFTPEGIYFKLVSAQNGDFPRWGDYEDKRDLNYIRELIRTGGWFDGTMQEYPPADPKEQMYAPKYLLKNYQRFRYLLENPYRKVEGAG from the coding sequence ATGAAGATGAGACGCCATAAACTCTTTCTGACTCTCTGCATGGCTGGTCTCTGCCTCATCTCCTTCTTGCACTTCCTCAAGGCCCTTTCCTATGTCACCTTCCCTAGGGAGCTGGCTTCGCTTAGTCCCAACCTCGTCTCCAGCTTCTTCTGGAACAATGCCCCTGTCACGCCTCAGGTCAGCCCTGAGCCAGGGGGTGCAGAGTTCCTCCGCACACCCCTGTATTCCCACTCCCCTTTGCTCCAGCCCCTgtctcccagcagagccagcgAAGAGCTGCACAAGGTTGAGTTCGTGCTGCCAGAAGACTCAACAGAATACTTTGTCCGTACCAAAGCCGGTGGCATTTGCTTTAAACCAGGCACCAAGGTGTTGGAGAAGCCGCCTGTGGGAGGTCGGCAGGAGGAGCGAGCGGATGGCGCAGCCTCGGGGCGGCCGGCTCGGAAGCCGCTGAGTGCCAGCAGAACCAAGCGCCGCAAGTGGGTGGAATGCGTGTGTCTGCCGGGCTGGCACGGCCCCAGCTGTGGGGTCCCCACCGTGGTCCAGTACTCCAACCTGCCCACCAAGGACCGCCTTGTGCCACGGGAGATCCCTCGGCGGGTCATCAACGCCATCAACGTCAACCACGAGTTTGACCTGCTGGATGTCCGCTTCCATGAGCTGGGAGACGTGGTGGATGCTTTCGTGGTGTGCGAGTCCAACTTCACGGCCTACGGAGAGCCGCGGCCCCTCAAGTTCCGCGAGATGCTCCTCAATGGCTCCTTCGACTACATCCGCCACAAGGTGCTCTATGTCTTCCTGGACCACTTCCCCCCCGGCGGCCGCCAGGACGGCTGGATTGCTGACGATTACCTGCGTACCTTCCTCACCCGGGATGGCATCTCTCGCCTCCGCAACCTGCGCCCGGACGACGTCTTCATTATCGATGATGCTGATGAGATCCCAGCCCGTGATGGCGTGCtcttcctcaagctctatgaTGGCTGGACAGAGCCCTTCGCCTTTCACATGCGCAAATCGCTCTATGGCTTCTTCTGGAAGCAACCAGGCACCTTGGAGGTGGTCTCAGGCTGCACCATGGGGATGCTCCAGGCTGTCTATGCTACCGACGGGATACGTTTGCGACGCCGTGAGTACTACACCATGCCTGGCTTTCGGCAGTATGAGAACAGCACAGGACACATCCTGGTGCAGTGGTCGCTGGGCAGCCCCCTCCACTTTGCTGGCTGGCACTGCTCCTGGTGTTTCACCCCAGAGGGGATCTACTTCAAACTGGTGTCAGCCCAGAACGGGGACTTTCCCCGCTGGGGTGACTACGAGGATAAACGAGACCTCAATTATATCCGGGAGCTGATCCGGACTGGTGGCTGGTTTGATGGTACCATGCAGGAGTATCCCCCTGCTGACCCCAAGGAGCAGATGTATGCTCCCAAGTACCTGCTCAAGAACTACCAGCGTTTCCGCTACTTGTTGGAGAACCCCTACCGAAAGGTGGAGGGTGCTGGGTGA
- the LOC131593072 gene encoding mitochondrial dynamics protein MID51 encodes MAGAGQRKGKKDDNGIGTAIDFVLANARLVLGVGGAAMLGIATLAVKRMYDRAISAPSSPTRLSQSGKRSWEEPNWLGSSSRLLTQDMKTSLSRSLQTLPTDPSAADADVFRPTKPKPCARRSQVELKKSRLRLSLQEKLFAYYRRRVAIPADEQARAKQAAVDICTELRSFLRAKLPDMPLRDMYLSGSLYDDLQVVTADHIQLIVPLMLEQNLWSCIPGEDTIMNIPGFYLVRRENPEYFPRGSSYWDRCVVGGYLSPKTVADTFEKVVAGSINWPAIGSLLDYVIRPAAPPADLTLEVQYDADRHLFIDFLPSLTLGDIVLVAKPHRLAQNDNLWRLSLRPAETARLHALDQADSGCRCLCLKIFKAVCKLNPALGHLTASQLTNVILHLSQEESDWSQDMLADRFLQALKGLIRYLEAGVLPSALNPKVNLFSELTPEEVDELGYTLYSSLSEPEVLLQT; translated from the exons ATGGCAGGCGCTGGGCAGCGCAAAGGGAAGAAGGATGACAACGGCATCGGCACCGCCATCGACTTCGTGCTGGCCAACGCGCGGCTGGTGCTGGGTGTGGGGGGCGCCGCCATGCTGGGCATCGCCACGCTGGCCGTCAAGCGG ATGTACGACCGGGCAATCAGTGCTCCCAGCAGCCCCACTCGCTTGAGCCAGTcaggaaagagaagctgggaagAGCCAAACTGGCTGGGCTCCTCCTCACGCCTGCTGACCCAGGACATGAAGACCAGCCTCAGCCGCTCCCTGCAGACCCTTCCCACTGATCCTTCAGCTGCAGATGCAG ACGTTTTTCGACCCACAAAGCCCAAGCCATGTGCCAGGAGGAGTCAGGTGGAGCTGAAGAAATCCCGCCTTCGCCTGtccttgcaggagaagctgTTTGCGTACTACCGGCGGCGGGTGGCGATCCCGGCGGATGAGCAGGCTCGGGCCAAGCAGGCGGCTGTGGATATCTGCACGGAGCTGCGCAGCTTCCTGCGCGCCAAGCTGCCCGACATGCCCCTGCGGGACATGTACCTCAGCGGCAGCCTCTACGATGACCTGCAG GTAGTGACAGCTGACCACATCCAGCTCATTGTACCTCTCATGCTGGAGCAGAACCTGTGGTCGTGTATCCCCGGGGAGGACACTATCATGAACATTCCTGGCTTCTACTTGGTGCGTCGAGAAAACCCAGAGTACTTTCCTCGCGGGAGCAGCTACTGGGACCGCTGTGTGGTGGGAGGTTACCTTTCCCCCAAAACTGTAGCAGACACATTTGAGAAAGTTGTAGCTGGGTCCATCAACTGGCCAGCAATTGGGAGTCTGTTGGACTATGTGATCCgtccagcagctcccccagcagaTTTGACACTGGAAGTCCAGTATGATGCAGATCGACATCTTTTTATTGACTTTCTACCATCCCtgacactgggggacattgTCCTCGTTGCCAAACCTCACCGATTGGCCCAGAATGACAACTTGTGGCGACTGAGCCTGCGGCCAGCGGAAACGGCTCGCCTCCACGCCCTGGACCAGGCCGATTCTGGTTGTCGCTGCTTGTGCCTCAAGATCTTCAAAGCAGTATGCAAGTTAAACCCAGCTCTGGGACACCTCACTGCCAGCCAGCTCACCAATGTCATCCTGCACCTCTCCCAGGAGGAGTCCGACTGGTCCCAGGACATGCTGGCTGATCGCTTCTTGCAGGCACTGAAGGGGCTGATCCGCTACTTGGAGGCAGGTGTCCTCCCTAGTGCCCTGAACCCCAAGGTGAACTTGTTTTCAGAGCTCACCCCCGAAGAAGTGGATGAGTTGGGCTACACACTCTACAGCTCTCTGTCAGAGCCAGAGGTCTTGCTGCAGACGTAA
- the LOC131593073 gene encoding mitochondrial ribosome and complex I assembly factor AltMIEF1-like, producing the protein MAAWSREAVLTLYRALLRRGRGLRYTDRDFYLASIRREFRRNQGLQRLEDKERQLEKGQAFLQSRLGGLV; encoded by the coding sequence ATGGCCGCGTGGTCCCGGGAGGCGGTGCTGACTCTGTACCGAGCTCTGCTGCGCCGCGGCCGCGGCCTGCGCTACACCGACCGGGATTTCTACCTCGCCTCCATCCGCCGCGAGTTCCGCCGGAACCAGGGGCTGCAGCGGCTGGAGGACAAGGAaaggcagctggagaagggacaGGCTTTCCTGCAGAGCAGGCTCGGGGGCCTGGTTTAG